In the Urocitellus parryii isolate mUroPar1 chromosome 10, mUroPar1.hap1, whole genome shotgun sequence genome, one interval contains:
- the Sh3bp2 gene encoding SH3 domain-binding protein 2 isoform X2: protein MAAEEMHWPVPMKAIGAQNLLTMPGGVAKAGYLHKKGGTQLQLLKWPLRFVIIHRRCIYYFKSSTSASPQGAFSLSGYNRVMRAAEETTSNNVFPFKIVHISKKHRTWFFSASSEDERKSWMALLRREIGHFHEKKELPLDTSDSSSDTDSFYGAVERPVDISLSPYPTDNEDYEHEDEEDSYLEPDSPEPVKPEDALTHPPAYPPPPVPTHRKPAFSDLPRAHSFTSKSPSPLLPPPPPKRGLSDASPAPEDTKRDPLGLRRAEPGLKAPATSRRMSDPPLCSAPAGPGLRKPEPWTPGHGASPASSSATTAIATSRNCDKLKSFHLSPRGPPAAEPPPVPANKPKFLKIVEEAPPRETARPGLLVPTVAPRPPVLKLSMPEPTARPTVLPRPEKPLLPHLQRSPPDGQSFRSFSFEKPKRPLQVDTGGEDSDEDYEKVPLPSSVFVNTTESCEVERLFKATNPRGEPQDGLYCIRNSSTKSGKVLVVWDESSNKVRNYRIFEKDSKFYLEGEVLFVSVGSMVEHYHTHVLPSHQSLLLRHPYGYTRPR, encoded by the exons ATGGCGGCTGAGGAAATGCATTGGCCTGTCCCCATGAAGGCCATCGGTGCCCAGAACCTGCTGACTATGCCCGGGGGTGTGGCTAAGGCTGGCTACCTGCACAAGAAGGGCGGCACCCAGCTGCAGCTGCTCAAAT GGCCCCTGCGGTTTGTGATCATCCACAGACGCTGCATCTACTACTTCAAGAGCAGCACGTCGGCCTCCCCACAGGGCGCCTTCTCCCTGAGTGGCTACAACCG AGTGATGCGGGCGGCCGAGGAGACCACATCCAACAATGTCTTCCCCTTCAAGATCGTCCACATCAGCAAGAAGCACCGCACGTGGttcttctctgcctcctctgagGACGAGCGCAAG AGTTGGATGGCCTTGCTGCGCAGGGAGATTGGCCACTTCCATGAGAAGAAGGAGCTGCCCCTGGACACCAG TGACTCCAGTTCAGACACAGATAGCTTCTATGGTGCGGTGGAGCGGCCCGTGGACATCAGCCTTTCTCCATACCCGACCGACAATGAAG ACTATGAGCATGAGGATGAGGAGGATTCATACCTGGAGCCCGACTCCCCAGAGCCTGTGAAGCCCGAGG ATGCCCTGACTCACCCGCCGGCCTACCCACCACCTCCAGTGCCCACGCACAGGAAGCCAGCCTTCTCTGACTTGCCCCGTGCCCATTCCTTCACCTCCAAGAGCCCAAGTCCCCTGCTGCCACCCCCGCCCCCTAAGCGTGGCCTCTCAGATGCTAGTCCAGCTCCTGAAGACACTAAGAGGGACCCACTGGGCCTGAGGCGGGCTGAACCTGGCCTCAAGGCGCCTGCCACTTCCCGAAGGATGAGTGACCCTCCACTGTGCAGCGCGcctgctgggcctggcctccGGAAACCGGAGCCCTGGACCCCTGGCCATGGGGCTAGCCCTGCCTCCAGCTCTGCCACCACGGCCATTGCCACCTCCAGGAACTGTGATAAGCTCAAGTCCTTCCACCTGTCTCCCCGGGGGCCACCCGCAGCGGAGCCTCCACCTGTGCCTGCCAACAAGCCCAAGTTTCTCAAGATCGTGGAGGAGGCCCCCCCCAGGGAGACAGCCAGACCTGGACTCCTTGTGCCCACTGTGGCTCCCAGGCCTCCTGTGCTGAAGCTGTCTATGCCTGAGCCCACAGCTCGGCCCACGGTGCTGCCCAGGCCAGAGAAACCGCTGCTCCCCCACCTCCA GCGATCACCCCCTGATGGGCAGAGTTTTAGGAGCTTCTCCTTTGAAAAGCCAAAGCGACCCTTGCAGGTGGACACTGGCGGGGAGGACTCAGATGAGGACTACGAGAAG GTGCCACTGCCCAGTTCGGTCTTTGTCAACACCACAGAATCCTGCGAAGTAGAAAG GCTGTTCAAAGCCACGAACCCCCGGGGAGAGCCCCAGGACGGACTGTACTGCATCCGGAACTCCTCCACCAAGTCGGGGAAG GTTCTGGTTGTGTGGGACGAATCCTCTAACAAAGTGAGGAACTACCGCATCTTTGAGAAG GACTCTAAGTTCTATCTGGAGGGCGAGGTCCTGTTCGTGAGTGTGGGCAGCATGGTGGAGCATTACCACACCCACGTGCTGCCCAGCCACCAGAGCCTGCTGCTGCGGCACCCATATGGCTACACCAGGCCCAGGTGA
- the Sh3bp2 gene encoding SH3 domain-binding protein 2 isoform X1: MASLGPRTPTSSKLLGSRRAMCWVSAISFMAAEEMHWPVPMKAIGAQNLLTMPGGVAKAGYLHKKGGTQLQLLKWPLRFVIIHRRCIYYFKSSTSASPQGAFSLSGYNRVMRAAEETTSNNVFPFKIVHISKKHRTWFFSASSEDERKSWMALLRREIGHFHEKKELPLDTSDSSSDTDSFYGAVERPVDISLSPYPTDNEDYEHEDEEDSYLEPDSPEPVKPEDALTHPPAYPPPPVPTHRKPAFSDLPRAHSFTSKSPSPLLPPPPPKRGLSDASPAPEDTKRDPLGLRRAEPGLKAPATSRRMSDPPLCSAPAGPGLRKPEPWTPGHGASPASSSATTAIATSRNCDKLKSFHLSPRGPPAAEPPPVPANKPKFLKIVEEAPPRETARPGLLVPTVAPRPPVLKLSMPEPTARPTVLPRPEKPLLPHLQRSPPDGQSFRSFSFEKPKRPLQVDTGGEDSDEDYEKVPLPSSVFVNTTESCEVERLFKATNPRGEPQDGLYCIRNSSTKSGKVLVVWDESSNKVRNYRIFEKDSKFYLEGEVLFVSVGSMVEHYHTHVLPSHQSLLLRHPYGYTRPR; encoded by the exons ATGGCTTCCCTGGGCCCCAGGACACCAACCTCCAGCAAGTTACTGGGCAGCAGGAGAGCCATGTGCTGGGTCAGTGCCATCAG CTTCATGGCGGCTGAGGAAATGCATTGGCCTGTCCCCATGAAGGCCATCGGTGCCCAGAACCTGCTGACTATGCCCGGGGGTGTGGCTAAGGCTGGCTACCTGCACAAGAAGGGCGGCACCCAGCTGCAGCTGCTCAAAT GGCCCCTGCGGTTTGTGATCATCCACAGACGCTGCATCTACTACTTCAAGAGCAGCACGTCGGCCTCCCCACAGGGCGCCTTCTCCCTGAGTGGCTACAACCG AGTGATGCGGGCGGCCGAGGAGACCACATCCAACAATGTCTTCCCCTTCAAGATCGTCCACATCAGCAAGAAGCACCGCACGTGGttcttctctgcctcctctgagGACGAGCGCAAG AGTTGGATGGCCTTGCTGCGCAGGGAGATTGGCCACTTCCATGAGAAGAAGGAGCTGCCCCTGGACACCAG TGACTCCAGTTCAGACACAGATAGCTTCTATGGTGCGGTGGAGCGGCCCGTGGACATCAGCCTTTCTCCATACCCGACCGACAATGAAG ACTATGAGCATGAGGATGAGGAGGATTCATACCTGGAGCCCGACTCCCCAGAGCCTGTGAAGCCCGAGG ATGCCCTGACTCACCCGCCGGCCTACCCACCACCTCCAGTGCCCACGCACAGGAAGCCAGCCTTCTCTGACTTGCCCCGTGCCCATTCCTTCACCTCCAAGAGCCCAAGTCCCCTGCTGCCACCCCCGCCCCCTAAGCGTGGCCTCTCAGATGCTAGTCCAGCTCCTGAAGACACTAAGAGGGACCCACTGGGCCTGAGGCGGGCTGAACCTGGCCTCAAGGCGCCTGCCACTTCCCGAAGGATGAGTGACCCTCCACTGTGCAGCGCGcctgctgggcctggcctccGGAAACCGGAGCCCTGGACCCCTGGCCATGGGGCTAGCCCTGCCTCCAGCTCTGCCACCACGGCCATTGCCACCTCCAGGAACTGTGATAAGCTCAAGTCCTTCCACCTGTCTCCCCGGGGGCCACCCGCAGCGGAGCCTCCACCTGTGCCTGCCAACAAGCCCAAGTTTCTCAAGATCGTGGAGGAGGCCCCCCCCAGGGAGACAGCCAGACCTGGACTCCTTGTGCCCACTGTGGCTCCCAGGCCTCCTGTGCTGAAGCTGTCTATGCCTGAGCCCACAGCTCGGCCCACGGTGCTGCCCAGGCCAGAGAAACCGCTGCTCCCCCACCTCCA GCGATCACCCCCTGATGGGCAGAGTTTTAGGAGCTTCTCCTTTGAAAAGCCAAAGCGACCCTTGCAGGTGGACACTGGCGGGGAGGACTCAGATGAGGACTACGAGAAG GTGCCACTGCCCAGTTCGGTCTTTGTCAACACCACAGAATCCTGCGAAGTAGAAAG GCTGTTCAAAGCCACGAACCCCCGGGGAGAGCCCCAGGACGGACTGTACTGCATCCGGAACTCCTCCACCAAGTCGGGGAAG GTTCTGGTTGTGTGGGACGAATCCTCTAACAAAGTGAGGAACTACCGCATCTTTGAGAAG GACTCTAAGTTCTATCTGGAGGGCGAGGTCCTGTTCGTGAGTGTGGGCAGCATGGTGGAGCATTACCACACCCACGTGCTGCCCAGCCACCAGAGCCTGCTGCTGCGGCACCCATATGGCTACACCAGGCCCAGGTGA